One region of Hugenholtzia roseola DSM 9546 genomic DNA includes:
- a CDS encoding tetratricopeptide repeat protein: MRRPQYLLSGVALLAILLLAFLPKGVLKKEGTEVAAKQTQTATETPQNQAHNKELAPAEQAKLEQWKTDFAQSQSLETAQVWADSVAQLYTLAQQLDSAAAIYDRLATRFPSDSTHLRAARAYYEGVRFMLQQQTVAQMSEKAQSYYQVFLEKQDPKSPIALEAQAELAMTYMRTSTPMKGVALLRQNLEINPKHLTTLENLGLLSMESGQYQKAVDYFQQVCELKPNDLYADFSLASAYAQAGKKELARPLLEGIVAKSTDPALINAAKSYLEQF; the protein is encoded by the coding sequence ATGCGCCGTCCGCAATATCTCTTATCGGGCGTGGCTTTGTTGGCTATCCTACTTTTGGCTTTCCTGCCAAAAGGTGTGCTAAAAAAAGAAGGCACAGAAGTAGCAGCAAAACAGACGCAAACTGCCACAGAAACGCCTCAAAATCAGGCACATAACAAAGAACTTGCCCCTGCCGAACAAGCCAAGTTGGAACAGTGGAAAACAGATTTTGCCCAAAGTCAGAGCCTCGAAACGGCACAGGTCTGGGCAGACTCGGTAGCACAACTCTACACCCTTGCCCAACAGCTCGATAGTGCAGCCGCGATATACGACCGTTTGGCGACGCGCTTTCCTTCGGATAGCACGCACCTACGCGCCGCGCGTGCCTACTACGAGGGAGTGCGTTTTATGTTGCAGCAGCAGACCGTAGCCCAGATGTCGGAGAAGGCGCAAAGCTATTATCAGGTCTTTCTCGAAAAACAAGACCCCAAAAGCCCTATCGCTTTGGAAGCACAAGCGGAATTGGCAATGACCTACATGCGCACCAGCACGCCCATGAAAGGGGTTGCGCTTTTGCGTCAGAATTTGGAAATCAACCCCAAACATCTCACGACTCTCGAAAACTTAGGGCTTCTCTCTATGGAATCGGGGCAGTACCAAAAAGCAGTCGATTATTTCCAACAAGTATGTGAATTAAAGCCCAACGATTTGTACGCCGACTTCTCCTTAGCCTCTGCCTACGCACAGGCAGGGAAAAAGGAACTTGCGCGTCCGCTCTTGGAAGGTATCGTGGCAAAAAGCACCGACCCCGCCCTTATCAACGCCGCTAAAAGTTATTTAGAACAATTCTAA
- a CDS encoding Rne/Rng family ribonuclease, with protein sequence MSSELVINTTETGGRIALLRDRNLVEFHYDDSGKKFTVGDIILGTVRRTVPGLNAAFVDIGHEKDAFLHYLDLGPQFRSLSKYVQMVRLGQISDKLYTPKVLKEEPIDKLGKIGDLIKAGQPILVQIIKEPISTKGPRLAAHLSIAGRYLVLVPFDERVLVSRKITNKNERKRLQRLMDSVKPEGFGVIVRTVAENREIAELERDLQDLTQKWRVGMQKLEKARFNDKVIGEMNRANSILRDILNESFDSIIVDNDETYDTIKDFIRQIAPDKEKIVRYYTGRAKIFEAFGVEKQLKMLFGKTVSLPSGGYLVIEHTEALHVIDVNSGAKASREEDPEMTAIKVNLEAAREVARQLLLRDMGGIIVIDFIDMRSAENRKLLYSEMKRYMQRDRAKHAILPLSRFGVMQITRQRVRPELNIVTREICPTCDGTGKISATIGVADQIEERVEDLLTKQNSKGITIAMHPYLHAFFTKGLYSKQIRWFFKYFKWVKIQKDTSLALTQYHFYDHDGQEIEV encoded by the coding sequence TTGAGCAGCGAGTTAGTTATCAATACTACCGAAACAGGTGGTAGAATCGCGCTTTTGCGAGATAGAAATCTGGTTGAATTTCATTACGATGATAGTGGCAAAAAATTTACAGTAGGAGATATTATTTTGGGTACGGTGCGCCGTACTGTGCCTGGGCTAAATGCCGCATTCGTAGATATCGGACACGAAAAAGATGCCTTCTTGCATTATCTGGATTTAGGTCCTCAATTTCGTTCCCTCTCTAAATACGTACAAATGGTACGTTTAGGACAAATTAGCGACAAGCTCTACACGCCAAAAGTGCTTAAAGAAGAGCCTATTGATAAGTTGGGCAAAATCGGCGACCTCATCAAAGCAGGGCAGCCCATTTTGGTACAAATTATCAAAGAGCCAATTTCTACCAAAGGTCCGCGTCTGGCGGCACACCTCTCTATTGCAGGACGCTACTTAGTCTTAGTTCCCTTCGACGAGCGCGTGCTGGTTTCGCGCAAAATTACCAACAAAAACGAGCGCAAACGCCTACAACGCCTGATGGATTCAGTCAAGCCCGAAGGTTTTGGCGTAATCGTCAGAACGGTAGCCGAAAATAGAGAAATTGCCGAGCTTGAGCGCGACTTGCAAGACCTCACCCAAAAATGGCGAGTGGGCATGCAAAAGTTAGAAAAGGCGCGTTTCAACGATAAAGTTATCGGTGAAATGAACCGTGCCAATTCTATCCTGCGCGACATCTTGAACGAGAGTTTTGATAGCATCATCGTCGATAACGACGAAACCTACGATACTATCAAAGACTTTATCCGCCAAATTGCCCCCGACAAAGAGAAAATCGTCCGTTATTATACAGGGCGTGCCAAAATCTTTGAAGCCTTTGGAGTGGAAAAACAGCTCAAAATGCTCTTCGGCAAAACCGTTTCGCTGCCCTCTGGCGGCTATCTGGTCATCGAGCATACAGAAGCCTTACACGTCATCGATGTCAATAGCGGAGCGAAGGCAAGCCGCGAAGAAGACCCCGAAATGACGGCGATTAAGGTCAATTTGGAAGCCGCACGTGAAGTTGCAAGACAGCTACTATTGCGCGATATGGGTGGTATCATTGTCATCGACTTCATAGACATGCGGAGTGCAGAAAATCGAAAGCTCCTTTATAGCGAAATGAAACGCTATATGCAGCGCGATAGAGCCAAACACGCTATCCTACCGCTTTCGCGATTTGGCGTGATGCAAATCACCCGCCAACGAGTCAGACCTGAACTCAATATCGTTACCCGCGAGATTTGCCCCACCTGTGATGGGACAGGCAAAATTTCGGCAACTATCGGCGTGGCAGACCAAATTGAGGAGCGCGTAGAAGACCTCCTAACCAAACAAAACAGTAAGGGCATTACGATTGCGATGCACCCGTATCTACATGCATTTTTTACAAAAGGCTTGTACTCCAAGCAAATCAGATGGTTTTTTAAATACTTTAAGTGGGTAAAAATCCAAAAAGACACCTCTTTGGCACTCACACAGTATCACTTCTACGACCACGACGGACAAGAAATTGAAGTTTAA
- the aroB gene encoding 3-dehydroquinate synthase has protein sequence MMQSQIIFVENWEKIFSDFFQKYSSVSVLVDENTKVACLPILEPALSKNLARSSKRLQLIEIPSGEQHKNLDSCIKIWEKLTSFGVDRKGVLLNLGGGVVGDMGGFAAATYKRGIAFWQIPTTLLAQVDASVGGKLGIDFQDFKNQIGIFGQAAQICIDPIFLETLPERELRAGWAEVIKHTLIADKAAFFDIFTQKFDKKHWKTYIKAAVALKSQIVAQDPLEKGLRKILNYGHTIGHAIESFYLKTQTPLLHGEAIFWGMWAENFAAYHKKMLSEADLETINRTILSHFYPTIFVKKEDISAIARYALQDKKNEDAQILGVLLSEIGKAHYDQALSLSEIEYALEKTIDFVQHYKN, from the coding sequence ATGATGCAGAGTCAAATTATTTTTGTAGAAAATTGGGAAAAAATTTTCAGTGATTTTTTCCAAAAATACAGTTCGGTGAGTGTCTTGGTAGATGAAAATACGAAGGTGGCTTGTTTGCCTATTTTAGAACCAGCTTTATCTAAAAATTTAGCAAGGTCGTCTAAAAGGCTACAACTGATAGAAATTCCTTCGGGCGAGCAACACAAAAACCTCGATAGCTGTATCAAGATATGGGAAAAACTTACTTCATTCGGAGTAGATAGAAAAGGGGTTTTGCTAAACTTAGGCGGAGGGGTAGTTGGGGATATGGGCGGTTTTGCAGCGGCTACATACAAAAGAGGTATCGCCTTTTGGCAAATTCCGACAACCCTATTGGCACAGGTAGATGCCTCTGTGGGCGGAAAGTTAGGCATTGATTTTCAAGATTTTAAAAATCAAATTGGCATTTTCGGGCAAGCAGCACAAATCTGTATAGACCCCATTTTTTTGGAAACCCTACCTGAAAGAGAGCTTCGTGCAGGCTGGGCAGAGGTAATCAAACACACTTTAATTGCAGACAAAGCCGCTTTCTTTGATATTTTTACACAAAAATTTGACAAAAAACATTGGAAAACTTACATCAAAGCCGCAGTAGCCCTAAAAAGTCAGATTGTAGCACAAGACCCCTTAGAAAAAGGCTTGCGCAAAATTTTGAACTATGGACACACAATCGGGCATGCGATAGAAAGTTTTTATCTCAAAACCCAAACGCCACTTTTGCATGGGGAGGCAATTTTTTGGGGCATGTGGGCAGAAAATTTTGCCGCCTACCATAAAAAAATGCTTTCGGAAGCCGATTTAGAAACCATCAATCGTACTATACTTTCTCATTTTTATCCTACAATTTTTGTCAAAAAAGAAGATATTTCAGCCATCGCTCGATACGCTTTGCAAGACAAAAAAAATGAAGATGCCCAAATTTTAGGCGTTCTTTTAAGTGAGATTGGAAAAGCGCATTACGACCAAGCCCTTTCTCTTTCCGAAATAGAATACGCTTTGGAAAAGACAATAGATTTTGTGCAGCATTACAAAAATTAG
- a CDS encoding OmpA family protein: MKTPYFTQETLLKLQTKFFYLVLFSFSFYMKAQSLPPIEWKEQAAFWQKKGVQAFTIDAQNQKWIGTENGLYRVDNQGNTEEILLALSTAAPPISLGTVTALALDKAQNVWLGKCETEPKIWCKKNNDIWESFNIELENEFSHKKCLIKKIVIDGQNRKWFLTDGAGLILLEEEKGVEKLKYYNKKNTLLKSNEINDLLVTAGGLVWIATDNGLFQLYQDRFLELMQWQKHRVHALTLDKKGDLWISTTHHNTHFLYQNFKKIEKTNDITCQYFQLLATDKGLWAVGKALYFFPCSVSSKLKIFKSKNKKEIIPTPTENALSLQIDLKGHHWLASADKGLFSDIAPASNFSFLEKEDLSKIEISSTFIFDRSRILKNKEEFTLDILFSKNSNELLEQSYTELYKLLNLLKNHKELRLQIQGHTSATVAEGNPEFNVRLSKQRAQAVKAFLCEQGIAPERLETVGFGDTKPLDLRNPARNRRVSILIID, translated from the coding sequence ATGAAAACGCCGTATTTTACACAGGAAACGCTTTTAAAATTGCAAACTAAATTTTTTTATTTAGTTTTATTTAGCTTCTCTTTTTATATGAAAGCGCAATCTCTTCCGCCTATTGAGTGGAAAGAGCAGGCAGCCTTTTGGCAGAAAAAAGGAGTGCAAGCATTTACCATAGATGCACAAAATCAGAAGTGGATAGGCACTGAAAATGGGCTTTATCGTGTTGATAATCAAGGCAATACAGAAGAAATTTTGCTCGCGCTTTCCACTGCCGCGCCCCCTATTTCCTTAGGTACTGTTACGGCTTTGGCTTTGGATAAGGCGCAAAATGTATGGCTGGGCAAATGCGAAACAGAGCCTAAAATTTGGTGTAAAAAAAATAATGACATTTGGGAAAGTTTTAATATAGAATTAGAAAATGAATTTTCTCATAAAAAATGTCTGATAAAAAAAATTGTGATAGACGGACAAAATAGAAAGTGGTTTCTTACTGACGGGGCAGGGCTTATTTTGCTTGAAGAGGAGAAAGGAGTGGAAAAATTGAAATATTACAATAAAAAAAATACTTTACTGAAAAGTAATGAAATAAATGACCTTTTAGTTACGGCAGGAGGTTTAGTTTGGATTGCGACGGATAATGGCTTGTTTCAACTCTATCAAGACCGATTTCTTGAACTGATGCAGTGGCAGAAACATCGCGTTCATGCCCTTACTTTGGACAAAAAAGGCGATTTATGGATTTCTACTACCCACCACAACACCCATTTTTTATACCAAAATTTCAAAAAAATAGAAAAAACAAATGATATAACTTGTCAATATTTTCAACTGCTTGCTACGGATAAAGGTTTATGGGCGGTAGGAAAAGCTCTGTATTTTTTCCCTTGTTCTGTTTCATCAAAATTAAAAATATTCAAATCTAAAAATAAAAAAGAAATAATACCAACTCCGACAGAAAACGCATTGTCTTTGCAGATAGATTTAAAGGGGCATCACTGGCTTGCGAGTGCAGATAAGGGCTTGTTTTCAGACATTGCGCCTGCATCCAACTTTTCATTTTTGGAGAAAGAAGATTTGAGCAAAATAGAAATTTCTTCTACTTTTATTTTTGATAGAAGTAGAATTTTAAAAAATAAAGAAGAATTTACACTTGATATATTGTTTTCAAAAAATAGCAATGAATTGTTAGAGCAATCTTATACTGAATTGTATAAATTGCTAAATTTGCTAAAAAATCACAAAGAATTGCGCCTTCAAATACAAGGACACACAAGCGCGACCGTAGCAGAAGGCAATCCAGAATTTAATGTGAGGCTTTCTAAGCAACGCGCCCAAGCGGTAAAGGCGTTTCTTTGTGAGCAGGGAATCGCACCCGAAAGGCTCGAAACAGTAGGTTTTGGCGATACCAAGCCCCTCGATTTGCGAAATCCCGCACGCAATAGACGTGTTTCTATTTTGATAATAGATTAA
- a CDS encoding T9SS type A sorting domain-containing protein gives MKLHKTAENERAPFLNQNDTIFTTLPFFDDFTGVWYRQHDTPDTTLWQADSSTVLISGYMGIAPPSFNVAVFDGVDAFGSLYNDVLVAQGETDRLRSNFIDLSEKNIEDSIFISFYYQLKGRGERPDPNDYLSLEFQNEDSLWVEVWRQRAFISLNDSIFTQVILPINQTQFLHRHFRFQFKSRGRQSGTYDTWNLDYIYLDESRNATDSSRLDIAISEYPNFLTQPYTAFPYAHFWSDTSLFTIDTVRATANNLDNIFNVLSYQCRVSEAETGSTLGFWWGKDSLKTTTSDIIEGSQRQYPLVAVPYVAFLPQNRDSLTLKYTFELNTSEPDSIFRTNDTLSQTIVFKDYYAYDDGSAEYAAAINQKFGKLAYRYHTPNRLEMSHIDINFVDLGGVLENQTFNLFVWKKLDTARSNLRDSVLLQQNIVVRFADRPNQFVRVRLSRDIAVQDSFYIGIQQLTDSPLPIGLDRNTNSGQELFYNVRNAWQKNEIVRGSLLLRPVFAAGKITSLPPEENINFDIKLYPNPLHTPSVLFLEGEIEEVEIFDLRGTPILQQRYETRQNQVEIALPALAKGLYLVKIRRGTQILTKKMIIL, from the coding sequence ATGAAATTACACAAAACAGCGGAAAACGAACGCGCTCCCTTTCTAAACCAAAACGATACTATTTTTACAACCCTGCCCTTTTTCGACGACTTTACAGGCGTTTGGTATCGCCAGCACGACACGCCCGACACCACACTTTGGCAGGCAGATAGCAGCACCGTGCTAATTAGCGGCTATATGGGAATTGCCCCTCCTTCCTTTAATGTGGCAGTATTCGACGGGGTAGATGCCTTTGGTAGCCTCTATAATGACGTTTTGGTAGCACAAGGCGAAACAGACCGCCTGCGCTCAAATTTTATAGACCTTTCAGAAAAAAACATAGAAGATAGTATTTTTATTAGTTTTTATTATCAACTAAAAGGGAGAGGTGAGCGTCCAGACCCCAACGATTATTTGAGTTTAGAATTTCAAAATGAAGACAGCCTATGGGTAGAGGTTTGGCGACAAAGAGCCTTTATTAGTTTGAACGATAGTATTTTTACGCAAGTGATTTTGCCCATCAATCAAACACAGTTTTTGCACCGTCATTTTCGTTTTCAATTCAAGTCAAGAGGCAGACAATCAGGCACTTACGACACTTGGAATTTAGATTATATCTATCTTGATGAAAGCCGAAATGCTACCGACAGCAGCAGATTAGATATTGCAATTAGTGAATATCCTAATTTTTTAACACAACCTTATACCGCCTTCCCCTACGCCCACTTTTGGAGTGATACCAGCCTTTTCACCATCGACACCGTTCGGGCAACGGCAAATAATTTAGATAATATTTTTAATGTTTTATCTTACCAATGTCGAGTTTCAGAAGCAGAAACAGGTTCAACTTTGGGCTTTTGGTGGGGTAAAGACTCACTCAAAACCACAACTTCGGACATCATCGAAGGCAGCCAACGCCAATATCCGCTTGTGGCAGTGCCTTATGTAGCTTTTTTGCCGCAAAATAGAGATAGTTTGACTTTAAAATATACGTTTGAACTAAACACCAGCGAACCCGACAGCATTTTTCGCACCAATGACACACTCTCGCAAACGATTGTTTTCAAAGACTACTATGCCTACGACGACGGCTCGGCAGAGTACGCCGCTGCCATCAACCAGAAATTTGGCAAACTCGCCTACCGCTACCATACGCCTAATCGCTTAGAAATGAGCCACATAGACATCAATTTTGTAGATTTGGGGGGCGTTTTAGAAAACCAAACTTTTAATCTTTTCGTGTGGAAAAAATTAGATACTGCACGCAGTAATTTGCGTGATTCGGTACTTTTGCAACAAAATATTGTAGTTCGATTTGCCGACCGTCCTAACCAATTTGTAAGGGTGCGCCTTTCACGCGACATCGCCGTACAAGATAGCTTTTATATCGGGATTCAGCAACTCACTGATTCGCCTTTGCCGATTGGTTTGGATAGAAATACAAATTCAGGACAAGAATTATTCTATAATGTTAGAAATGCTTGGCAAAAAAATGAAATTGTGCGCGGTAGTCTGCTCCTACGTCCTGTTTTTGCAGCAGGAAAAATTACAAGTTTGCCACCAGAGGAAAATATAAATTTTGATATAAAGCTTTATCCAAATCCGCTACATACGCCTTCTGTTCTTTTTTTAGAGGGTGAAATAGAAGAAGTTGAAATTTTTGACCTGCGCGGCACGCCCATTTTACAGCAACGCTACGAAACGCGCCAAAATCAAGTGGAAATTGCGCTGCCAGCCCTTGCAAAAGGACTTTATTTGGTCAAAATAAGAAGGGGAACGCAAATTCTAACCAAAAAAATGATTATCTTGTAA
- a CDS encoding T9SS type A sorting domain-containing protein — QIVTVTDNQNPTITAPAAVSVNTDAGLCTASSVVLGTPTATDNCTFTVANNAPATFPLGATTVTWTITDGSGNTATATQVVSVSFAGTLNYSTSTFTESTPTSGQMGNSITITAPCPIFAGANGDDFVANGWVSVTNIPTGLTAEIIKIDDQTLVFSLLGNANPHTPNENVTDLTVVFQNAAFTSGSAATIVGSTRNDLQVSFLNSGNGGGASTPCPEVENAVATPLSSNSILLTWDLPNGVERVEIRSGNDFIASVLAPQNSFVVEGLNHSTLYRFQLKTLCGSGFSNANTQEVAVRARTLPIAASLESVREVCGSGRVVLSVSGKTDWQGVYRWYENETDTTPIFESANGIFETPILTESKTYFVSIFELAQEGAKVPVIALVNEAYEARILNSLSADNELLSCESFVTLQGEETAGARYAWKLNGFILGGENLPSLQAKVSGLYQFVVIRGNCMVESAPIRVRLKVAPLAAIQTQNNAVRFCLETVLSAAAQSNPDAAVSYEWSLNGIVLGTSATVNALETGVYVLKVTDNLLGCFATSERRIEILNFPPSVNLTASKTAICEGETAILSVPQVAGASYYWFLDDSRLPLSGSSVEVNAGGIYKVRVFTPNAPCSVESAEFELLSYVAPAIRIAQNGNVLEATLSENVPFVWQILDRNLGTNGEFVSVSGSENQLIFTPTQNGSYRVLATYGQDCQTASRSKTFAAITLGEEEIPENQGFSIFPNPTQDRVTLRFEASQKELQIRLYDALGRELLRQTWTNAQEVSLDLGKFANAVYTLQIVSDQMQQTVKIVKE, encoded by the coding sequence CAAATCGTAACCGTTACGGATAACCAAAATCCGACCATTACCGCCCCTGCTGCTGTTAGTGTGAATACCGACGCTGGACTTTGCACCGCTTCGAGTGTGGTTTTGGGAACGCCGACGGCTACCGATAACTGTACTTTTACAGTTGCAAATAACGCACCTGCTACTTTCCCACTTGGCGCAACCACCGTTACTTGGACTATCACAGACGGAAGCGGAAATACCGCTACGGCTACGCAAGTTGTAAGTGTAAGTTTTGCAGGTACTCTAAACTATTCTACCTCAACTTTCACCGAAAGTACGCCTACTTCGGGTCAGATGGGCAATAGCATTACGATAACTGCTCCTTGTCCCATTTTCGCAGGTGCAAATGGCGATGATTTTGTGGCAAATGGTTGGGTTTCAGTTACAAACATTCCCACAGGTCTGACGGCAGAGATTATCAAAATCGATGACCAGACCTTAGTGTTTTCTTTGTTAGGAAATGCTAATCCGCATACGCCAAATGAAAATGTAACGGATTTGACAGTTGTTTTCCAAAATGCTGCCTTTACTTCGGGTAGTGCTGCCACGATTGTAGGCTCTACACGCAACGATTTGCAAGTTTCTTTCCTAAATTCAGGCAACGGTGGCGGTGCATCAACGCCTTGCCCCGAAGTAGAAAATGCAGTAGCGACTCCGCTTTCTTCAAATTCTATTTTGCTCACTTGGGATTTGCCTAACGGTGTCGAGCGTGTAGAAATTAGAAGTGGTAATGACTTTATAGCCAGTGTTTTAGCTCCACAAAACTCTTTTGTCGTAGAAGGGCTAAATCATAGCACTTTGTACCGTTTCCAACTCAAAACGCTTTGCGGTTCGGGCTTTTCTAATGCCAATACACAAGAAGTAGCCGTTCGCGCTCGCACTTTGCCGATTGCAGCAAGCCTCGAATCAGTTCGCGAAGTTTGTGGCAGTGGTAGAGTGGTACTTTCCGTATCAGGTAAAACAGATTGGCAGGGCGTTTATCGTTGGTATGAAAACGAAACCGACACTACACCTATTTTTGAAAGTGCAAATGGTATTTTCGAAACGCCAATCCTAACCGAAAGCAAAACTTACTTTGTGAGCATCTTCGAATTGGCTCAGGAAGGGGCAAAAGTGCCTGTTATTGCCTTAGTGAATGAAGCCTACGAAGCGCGAATTTTGAATAGCTTATCGGCTGATAATGAACTTCTTAGCTGCGAAAGTTTCGTAACCTTACAAGGCGAAGAAACGGCAGGAGCGCGTTATGCTTGGAAACTCAATGGTTTTATTTTGGGAGGTGAAAACTTACCTTCTTTGCAGGCAAAAGTCAGCGGATTGTATCAATTTGTAGTCATTCGTGGCAACTGTATGGTAGAATCTGCACCTATTCGTGTGCGTTTGAAGGTTGCACCTTTGGCTGCGATTCAAACCCAAAACAATGCGGTTCGTTTCTGCTTAGAAACAGTTTTGAGTGCAGCAGCACAATCAAATCCTGATGCAGCGGTAAGCTACGAATGGTCTTTGAATGGTATTGTTTTAGGCACTTCTGCAACGGTAAATGCCTTAGAAACAGGCGTTTATGTGTTGAAAGTTACGGACAATCTTTTGGGCTGCTTTGCGACAAGCGAAAGACGCATCGAGATTTTGAACTTCCCACCTTCTGTCAATTTAACTGCCTCAAAAACAGCGATTTGCGAAGGTGAAACTGCGATTTTGAGTGTGCCACAAGTGGCAGGTGCGAGCTATTATTGGTTCTTAGATGATAGTAGATTGCCGCTTTCTGGTTCAAGTGTTGAAGTAAATGCTGGTGGAATTTACAAAGTTCGCGTTTTTACACCGAACGCCCCTTGTAGCGTAGAATCGGCTGAATTTGAGCTACTTAGCTATGTTGCGCCTGCCATTCGCATTGCGCAAAATGGCAATGTTTTGGAAGCGACACTTTCCGAAAACGTCCCTTTTGTATGGCAAATTTTAGATAGAAATTTGGGTACAAATGGTGAATTTGTAAGTGTATCAGGTTCGGAAAATCAGTTGATTTTTACACCTACACAAAACGGCAGTTATCGCGTTTTGGCTACCTATGGTCAGGATTGTCAGACGGCTTCGCGTAGCAAAACCTTTGCAGCGATTACTTTGGGTGAGGAGGAAATTCCTGAAAATCAGGGATTTAGCATTTTCCCAAATCCTACCCAAGACCGCGTAACGTTGCGTTTTGAAGCGAGCCAAAAAGAGTTGCAAATTCGCCTATATGATGCTTTGGGCAGAGAACTTTTGCGCCAAACTTGGACAAATGCGCAAGAGGTAAGCCTCGATTTGGGCAAATTTGCCAATGCCGTTTATACGTTGCAAATTGTTTCAGACCAGATGCAGCAAACGGTTAAGATTGTGAAGGAGTGA
- a CDS encoding HYR domain-containing protein: MKKIILLLLLLLTVLPLKAQFVRNEGASIQINTGTYVRSGEWTNATATSTTALSGELLLTQDLVNNGTFAGANGSWLRFVGGALQNVEGTNQIALSNLQVNNGGNHLQLQNQVLINTQLDLTNGHLFSDLATIFFSPTALNPAETNANRIIGTAVMQARPIGVGAMPTFLNATLGAGADVGNVTLTRRTGTQGIINIAGNTSIASYWTFETTAGGTRDLTLSWLSDLDNGKDLTQLQRWRTASYNTIAAPWEFRSDLANLSARTHTLAEAALQNSWTYSDAANPLGLIRCVDNQTANTVALACTYTHSDNTWNSTVSAIVTGLTYDLTGATTASGLTTLNGAVFNLGVTTVTATAVSPTLSQSCSFTVTVSDNVNPTITAPAAVNVNADATLCTASGVALGTPTTADNCSVASVTNNAPATFPLGNTTVTWTVTDGSGNIATATQVVTVTDSQNPTITAPAAVNVNADAGLCTASGVALGTPTTADNCSVASVTNNAPAIFPLGATTVTWTVTDGSGNTATDTQIVTVTDNQNPTITAPAAVSVNTDA, encoded by the coding sequence ATGAAAAAAATAATACTGCTTCTGCTGCTTTTGCTGACGGTGCTGCCCTTAAAGGCGCAGTTTGTCAGGAACGAAGGGGCAAGCATACAAATCAATACAGGTACTTATGTACGCAGTGGCGAATGGACAAATGCCACCGCTACTTCTACTACCGCCCTAAGTGGCGAACTGCTGCTAACACAAGACTTGGTCAATAACGGTACTTTTGCAGGTGCAAATGGTTCTTGGTTGCGCTTTGTGGGTGGTGCGCTGCAAAATGTCGAAGGCACAAATCAGATTGCTTTGTCAAATTTGCAAGTCAATAACGGAGGCAATCATTTACAACTACAAAATCAGGTCTTGATAAATACACAATTAGACCTGACAAATGGACACTTGTTTTCCGATTTGGCGACCATCTTCTTTTCGCCTACTGCCCTCAATCCCGCAGAAACCAACGCCAATCGCATCATAGGTACTGCCGTCATGCAGGCGCGTCCGATTGGAGTAGGGGCGATGCCTACTTTCCTAAACGCTACTTTGGGTGCTGGCGCAGATGTGGGCAACGTTACCCTTACACGTCGTACAGGGACGCAAGGCATTATTAACATAGCAGGAAATACGAGCATTGCCTCCTATTGGACTTTCGAAACTACCGCTGGCGGCACGCGCGATTTGACACTCTCTTGGCTTTCCGATTTAGACAACGGCAAAGATTTGACCCAATTACAGCGTTGGCGCACGGCTTCCTATAATACGATTGCTGCTCCTTGGGAATTTCGGTCTGATTTGGCAAACCTAAGCGCACGGACACACACACTTGCGGAGGCTGCCCTACAAAACTCTTGGACATATTCTGACGCTGCCAATCCTTTGGGTCTGATAAGATGCGTCGACAACCAAACTGCCAACACAGTCGCTCTTGCTTGTACTTATACCCATAGCGACAATACTTGGAACAGTACCGTCAGTGCTATCGTAACAGGACTAACCTACGACCTCACTGGGGCAACAACGGCATCTGGACTTACCACCCTAAACGGCGCAGTCTTCAATTTAGGCGTTACCACCGTTACGGCTACTGCCGTAAGTCCTACGCTCTCACAAAGTTGTAGTTTCACCGTTACGGTTTCGGATAATGTAAATCCGACCATTACCGCCCCTGCTGCTGTCAATGTCAATGCTGACGCTACTCTTTGTACCGCTTCGGGTGTGGCTTTGGGAACGCCTACGACGGCAGACAACTGTTCTGTGGCTTCGGTTACCAATAATGCACCTGCTACTTTCCCACTTGGCAATACTACCGTTACTTGGACAGTAACAGACGGAAGCGGCAATATCGCAACGGCTACGCAAGTTGTAACCGTTACGGATAGCCAAAATCCGACCATTACCGCCCCTGCTGCTGTCAATGTCAATGCTGATGCAGGACTTTGCACCGCTTCGGGTGTGGCTTTGGGAACGCCGACGACGGCAGATAATTGTTCTGTGGCTTCGGTTACCAATAACGCACCTGCCATTTTCCCACTTGGCGCAACTACCGTTACTTGGACGGTAACAGACGGCAGTGGAAATACCGCTACCGATACCCAAATCGTAACCGTTACGGATAACCAAAATCCGACCATTACCGCCCCTGCTGCTGTTAGTGTGAATACCGACGC